Genomic DNA from Heteronotia binoei isolate CCM8104 ecotype False Entrance Well chromosome 8, APGP_CSIRO_Hbin_v1, whole genome shotgun sequence:
ggtctttcccatcccctcctgcctggtccttttaactggagatactggggattgaacctgggaccttctgcatgccaagcagaggattttccactgagccacagccccctcccaaAGCAATACAGCGCATGATGCCATTCTGTCCTGTCTCTCATTCTGGGAGCGTATCACCATCTCTTGGGTAACCCAACATATTTCACATTCTGATAAGAAGGCTCACCTTCATCACATCGAAGCTCTGTGCAGTATTCCTGTTGCTTATAATTGTCTGGCTGCCCAGTCAGCCAAGGCTTGTAGCTGACCAGAGATCTATCGGACCACCTCCAGCGGCCATTCTGTGTGGACAAAAAAAGATGTtttggttggggaggggggaggattaaGGCAATAAAGGGTACATTTGTTTAGGAAATATAAAAAAGGTACAGGTCATCCCGcatgcaagcaccggtcatttccgactctggggtgacgtcccatcacgacgttttcacggcagactttttaggaggtggtttgccatcgccttccccagtcatctagactttacccccaggaagctgagtactcatttgaccgacctcggaaggagggaaggctgagtcaaccttgagaaggctacctaaacccagcgcCGGCTCCAGGGTGTGTGGTGCCCCAGACAGGCTCCCTGCCCGCCACACTCTGTTGCCATCGCCCTCCCTCTCTCCACAGCGCTGCAACACAGCACTGTGCTCCATTGACACTCCCCCCCATCAGAGCACGCCGCACcgggctgggccctaccagctttgatgcGGCCAGCATCTGATCCTTCTTTGAAGAGCGCGCTGGAAGGAAGAGGCTTCTCCCCCCGCCTTTCCGGAACTAGAAGTTAGGGGGAGCGAAGCTTTCTCCAGTGCGCTCTTCAAAGAAAGATCATATGTTGGCTGcatcgaagctggtagggcccaaaCTCGGTGCTCTCCTCTGATCGCAAGGGTGGGGGCAGGCGGGCAGAGCGGGTGGAGCACAAGGGAAAggttagtgggggggggggagaggcagcaaACTAGTGTCATGGgtattggggaagggaggagcccaATGCCACCTGTGAAATTGACCAGACTAACGCATTACAATTCTTtagagcattggttccagaataTTGGagacccgtggtgcagagtgttaaagctgcagtactgcagtcctgagctctgctcacgacctgagttcgatccctggtggaagctgggttttcaggtagccggctggaggttgattcagccttccatccttccgaggtcggtcaaaggagtccccagtttgctgcgggggggggggggggaagtgtaggtaactggggaaggcaatggcaaaccaccctgtaaaaagtctgccgtgaaaacattgtgaaagcaacgtcacccgagtcagaaacgactgatgcttgcacaggggacctttcctttttttccccccagaataTTGGAGAAAGTGTGTTTGACAAAGGCTATCGAAACACGTGTATAACTGGAAGCATGTCCGCACTGCATCCTATGGTAAAACAGAGCACTTGCTGCCGAAGATATAATAACCTAAAATTCAGTATCGTTTTGGAACACGCCTTTATTGCTGAAGGAATactcgcagtggaggacggtaagcagtggggtgccgcagggctcagtactgggtcccatgcttttaacttgttcataaatgatttagagttgggagtgagcagtgaagtggccaaatttgtggatgacactaaattgttcagggtggtgagaaccagagaggattgtgaggaactccaaagggatctgttgaggctgggtgagtgggcgtcaacgtggcagatgcggttcaatgtggccaagtgcaaagtaatgtacattggggccaagaatcccagctacaaatacaagttgatggggtgtgaactggcagactgaccatgagagagatcttggggtcgcggtagataattcactgaaaatgtcaaggcagtgtgcgtttgcaataaaaaaggccaacgccatgctgggaattattaggaagggaattgaaaacaaatcagccagtatcataatgcccctgtataaatcgatggtgcggtctcatttggagtactgtgtgcagttctggtcgccgcacctcataaaggatattatagcattggagaaagttcagaaaagggcaactagaatgattaaagggctggaacactttccttatgaagaaaggttgaaacgcttgggactctttagcttggagaaacgtcgactgcggggtgacatgatagaggtttacaagataatgcatgggatggagaaagtagagaaagaagtccttttctccctttctcatgatacaagaactcgtgggcattcgatgaaatttctgagcagacaggttaaaatggataaaaggaagtccttcttcacccaaaggatgattaacatgtggaattcactgccataggaggtggtggcggccacaagcatagccaccttcaagaggggtttagataaaaatatgaagcagaggtccatcggtggctattagccacagtgtgtgtgtgtgtgtgtgtgtgtatttagctgctgtgtgacacagaatgttagactgaatgggccattggcctgatctaacatggcttctcttatgttcttatgttcacagcaTCGCAATCTTAGTTGGATTGGTGTGTAAGAGACTTTGCAGCACCTTCTCGGAGGACTCAGCATGAAAATAAGgcttgtgcctttaaattgggCTCTTTGCGTCGTTATTTTGTAACTACAGATAAGATTGTTCCTTGTTCAAATGCTTAAGAGTCTTTGGTGTTAGAATAGATGAAGCACATATTAGAATAGAAAGTCATTGTGCATAAGTGTTGTCTTGCATAATTGTTTATTACAtggttttctccacaactcaatccccaggtgggggcaggggatcccccactttggaggttctctccctgcttcagggtcattagaaagcggggggtgggaatGACTACTGGTcttcccatagcgtataatggaaaattgatccatgggtacctggggatctggggggctgttttttgaggtagaggcaccaaatttgtagcatagcatctggtacctctccccaaaatacctgccaagtttcaaaaggattggagcagggggtccaattctgtgaactccaaaagaaggtgcccctatccttcattatttccaatggagggaaggcatttaaaaggagcagggtccctttaaatgtgatggccggaactccctttggagttcaattgtgcttgtcagagcCCTGCTCCCGGCTctgcccccaacgtctcctggctccaccacaacACCTTCTGGCTctgaagtttttaagatggagtggaaaaaggtcagaagatacgtagaaaaagagtggaaaataaaaggacattggacaatttttgataatgattcagtcttagaaaaaagaagaatattaatttttgtttttattagttaaggatacctttaaacattagtactttaagtaaataacaccggcgggggtcaagtaacggggggaggggtgggtagaaagtaatatatgggatagataaaaaaagttattaatgatgcaagaaatataatttgttatcatatgttaccaaataaaattgttttaacccaaatgagaccgcaccatcgatttatacaggggcatgatgatactggctgatttgttttcaattcccttcctaataattcccagcatggcgttggccttttttttttattgcaatcgcacattgtcttgacattttcagctgATGTCCGTTCGACACCATTGAATTCACTGGATCGATGGATTAATCTCTCTTGCATCCAGAGCCTTTTGTGAGGAACGTCGTTTTCGATCCTGTTGCAGGAAAAAGATTGCTGAAATGTAGTGAGCACTGCGAGACACTCACCTTCTGGGGGTCGTGGAGTCCAATCCAGACAGTGACGCAGTCTTGCTGAGAGGCCTTGATGTGTTTGGCCAACACGGCTCCCTCTGCTTGGCTGGCGATTGAAGCGAGGTGGCCGTTGTGGCTTTGGCTCTGGCAGTCGATCTGTGGGAAGGCAACAGAAGAGGCCTTTTTTACCCCTGGGGGCAGgaaggggacgggggggggggggctcaggggCTGCAGTGCCCATAGTACTAGTATTGTTATCTAAAAGAAGGGCAGAAATCTGATTAACGAAAttgcaacattcaaaaaccagacAAAGAACATGTTCAGCCTTGCTGGCCTGCTATTGCagatggaatcatagagttggaaggtacctctggggtcatctagtccaccccctcgggaggtgatgggctctccttccttggaggttcttaagcagaggctagatgggcatctgacaacaatgcgggtcctgtgaatttagggggaggtacttgtgagtttcctgcattgtgcagggggttggactagatgaccctggaggtcccttccaactctgtgattctaggattctaagaacttcctgacagtgagaacagttcctcagtggaatgagcttcctcctcgggaagtggtgggctctccttccttggaggtttttaaacggctggatggccatctgacagcaatgaggatcctgtgaatttaaggggagggatttgtgagtttagagtggttcctcagaggaataggcttcctcctggggaggtggtaggctctccttccttggagggtttttcaacagaggctggatggccatctgacagcaatgaggatcctgtgaatttagggggagggggttttgagtttagaggggttcctcagaggaacaggcttcctctttgggaggtggtgggctctccttccttggaggtttttaaacagaggctaggtggccatctgacagcaatgaagatcctgtgaatttagggggaggggtttgtgagtttagagcacttcctcagtggaagaggcttcctcctggggaggtggtgggctctccttccttggaggtttttcaacagaaactggatggccacctgacagcaatgagggtcctgtgaatttagggggaggtacttgtgagtttcctgcattgtgcagggggttgaactagatagccctggaggtcccttccaactctatgattccataatCCTACAATTCTATACAATGTGAAGGTGCTAAATTTCAGTTGATCTACAAACTAAACACTACCTCTCATTCccacttaaaaaacaaacaaaagcaaaCCAACTACGGGGCTTAAAAATCTCCCCCAAATGAAATAATGTTGTTTGTTTCGGCCTCAGGCAACGCAGTTTCCCTTTGTTGGGGCTGGCAGATGAGGGAGAATATTGATAATAATCTAGCATCCTATCTTATTCTACGATTCTATGACAAGAAGGTGAGAGGGGTTATCATAGGAGGGGATGATTCATGAAAATGTGCTGGAATAAACGTTGATAGATCCCAGCAGGCAGCCGTGCTGGTTTGAAGCCATAGAACAAAGCCGTAgataagtgcacctttaagaccaactaagtttcattcagaatgcaagctttcgtatgctcttaagcagacttcatcagacaaaagggaatggaagcagcaatgcttaatataagtgggcagcggGGAATCATGagaatgtttttaacagattaaaagaatcacaaatagggatctgtgtttgttagtgttaggaaaAACCACTAGAGGGTGataaaacactggagggtgataaaaaagcagactgctgttgtaggtgcgaagtgccataaatctaggtaatattctggctttgttgatttAAATAGAAGGCATCGTTAGTCAAGATTAACTCAAGGAATAAATGTTGTAAGCCTTTAAGGTGCAACTCAACTTCCGTTTCAACTGCACATGCCT
This window encodes:
- the LOC132575952 gene encoding C-type lectin-like; protein product: MGLLSCFSLAFLGFLIVSGVGAISCPSGWLFYQGNCYGLFQDKLTWAEAEIDCQSQSHNGHLASIASQAEGAVLAKHIKASQQDCVTVWIGLHDPQKNGRWRWSDRSLVSYKPWLTGQPDNYKQQEYCTELRCDEEYLSWNDVICKTELPYLCKFEL